One part of the Prionailurus bengalensis isolate Pbe53 chromosome B2, Fcat_Pben_1.1_paternal_pri, whole genome shotgun sequence genome encodes these proteins:
- the LOC122490322 gene encoding histone H3.1-like translates to MARTKQTARKSTGGKAPRKQLATKAARKSAPATGGVKKPHRYRPGTVALREIRRYQKSTELLIRKLPFQRLVREIAQDFKTDLRFQSSAVMALQEACEAYLVGLFEDTNFAFLKAMSGRGKGGKGLGKGGAKRHRKVLRDNIQGITKPAIRRLARRGGVKRISGLIYEETRGVLKVFLENVIRDAVTYTEHAKRKTVTAMDVVYALKRQGRTLYGFGG, encoded by the exons ATGGCTCGTACCAAGCAGACAGCGCGCAAGTCGACGGGCGGCAAGGCCCCGCGCAAGCAGCTGGCCACCAAGGCGGCCCGCAAGAGCGCGCCGGCCACCGGCGGCGTCAAGAAGCCGCACCGCTACCGGCCCGGCACAGTGGCCCTGCGCGAGATCCGCCGCTACCAGAAGTCCACCGAGCTGCTGATCCGCAAGCTGCCGTTCCAGCGGCTGGTGCGCGAGATCGCGCAGGACTTCAAGACCGACCTGCGCTTCCAGAGCTCGGCCGTGATGGCGCTGCAGGAGGCGTGCGAGGCCTACCTGGTGGGGCTCTTCGAGGACACCAAC TTTGCTTTCCTGAAAGCCATGTCTGGCCGAGGCAAAGGCGGGAAGGGCCTAGGCAAGGGGGGCGCCAAGCGCCACCGCAAGGTGCTGCGCGACAACATCCAGGGCATCACCAAGCCCGCCATCCGGCGGCTGGCCCGGCGCGGCGGCGTCAAGCGCATCTCCGGCCTCATCTACGAGGAGACCCGCGGGGTGCTCAAGGTGTTCCTGGAGAACGTGATCCGGGACGCCGTCACCTACACGGAGCACGCCAAGCGCAAGACGGTCACGGCCATGGACGTGGTGTACGCGCTCAAGCGCCAGGGCCGCACCCTCTACGGCTTCGGGGGCTAA
- the H1-1 gene encoding histone H1.1: protein MSETAPPAPAASTPPEKPAPGKKAKRPAKAAAAKKKPAGPSVSELIVQAVSSSKERSGVSLAALKKALAAAGYDVEKNNSRIKLGLKSLVSKGTLVQTKGTGASGSFKLNKKASPGEAKANPTKVAKAKVTGASKKPKKVTAAVKKAVKTPKKAKKPAVTKKPSKSPKKPKVVKPKKVAKSPAKAKAVKPKAAKAKVTKPKTAAKPKKAAPKKK from the coding sequence ATGTCCGAGACCGCGCCGCCCGCGCCGGCCGCCTCCACTCCCCCCGAGAAGCCCGCGCCGGGCAAGAAGGCCAAGCGACCCGCGAAAGCCGCCGCCGCCAAGAAGAAGCCCGCGGGCCCTTCTGTGTCCGAGCTGATCGTGCAAGCCGTGTCCTCCTCTAAGGAGCGCAGCGGCGTGTCCCTGGCCGCGCTCAAGAAGGCGCTGGCAGCCGCCGGCTACGACGTGGAGAAGAACAACAGCCGCATCAAGCTGGGCCTCAAGAGCCTGGTGAGCAAGGGCACCCTGGTGCAGACCAAGGGCACCGGCGCCTCGGGCTCCTTCAAGCTCAACAAGAAGGCCTCCCCTGGGGAGGCCAAGGCCAACCCCACAAAGGTGGCGAAAGCCAAGGTGACGGGCGCCTCTAAGAAGCCCAAAAAGGTCACGGCGGCTGTTAAAAAAGCCGTCAAGACCCCGAAAAAGGCTAAGAAGCCTGCTGTAACCAAGAAGCCCTCCAAGAGTCCCAAGAAGCCCAAGGTCGTGAAGCCTAAGAAAGTAGCCAAGAGCCCTGCCAAAGCCAAGGCTGTGAAGCCCAAGGCGGCCAAGGCGAAGGTGACCAAGCCAAAGACCGCTGCCAAGCCCAAAAAAGCAGCGCCCAAGAAGAAGTAA
- the LOC122490295 gene encoding histone H2A type 1-B, producing the protein MSGRGKQGGKARAKAKTRSSRAGLQFPVGRVHRLLRKGNYSERVGAGAPVYLAAVLEYLTAEILELAGNAARDNKKTRIIPRHLQLAIRNDEELNKLLGRVTIAQGGVLPNIQAVLLPKKTESHHKAKGK; encoded by the coding sequence ATGTCTGGACGTGGAAAGCAGGGTGGCAAGGCTCGCGCCAAGGCCAAGACCCGTTCGTCGCGGGCCGGGCTGCAGTTCCCGGTGGGCCGCGTGCACCGCCTGCTCCGCAAGGGCAACTACTCCGAAAGGGTCGGGGCCGGTGCGCCGGTGTACCTGGCGGCCGTGCTGGAGTACCTAACAGCTGAGATTCTGGAGCTGGCGGGCAACGCGGCCCGCGACAACAAGAAGACGCGCATCATCCCGCGCCACCTGCAGCTGGCCATCCGCAACGACGAGGAGCTCAACAAGCTGCTGGGCCGCGTGACCATCGCGCAGGGCGGCGTCCTGCCCAACATCCAGGCCGTGCTCCTGCCCAAGAAGACCGAGAGCCACCACAAGGCCAAGGGCAAATAA
- the LOC122490286 gene encoding histone H3.1 encodes MARTKQTARKSTGGKAPRKQLATKAARKSAPATGGVKKPHRYRPGTVALREIRRYQKSTELLIRKLPFQRLVREIAQDFKTDLRFQSSAVMALQEACEAYLVGLFEDTNLCAIHAKRVTIMPKDIQLARRIRGERA; translated from the coding sequence ATGGCTCGCACGAAGCAGACAGCGCGCAAGTCGACGGGCGGCAAGGCCCCGCGCAAGCAGCTGGCCACCAAGGCGGCCCGCAAGAGCGCGCCGGCCACCGGCGGCGTCAAGAAGCCGCACCGCTACCGGCCCGGCACGGTGGCCCTGCGCGAGATCCGCCGCTACCAGAAGTCCACCGAGCTGCTGATCCGCAAGCTGCCGTTCCAGCGGCTGGTGCGCGAGATCGCGCAGGACTTCAAGACCGACCTGCGCTTCCAGAGCTCGGCCGTGATGGCGCTGCAGGAGGCGTGCGAGGCCTACCTGGTGGGGCTCTTCGAGGACACCAACCTGTGCGCCATCCACGCCAAGCGCGTCACCATCATGCCCAAGGACATCCAGCTGGCGCGCCGCATCCGCGGCGAGAGGGCGTAA
- the LOC122490313 gene encoding histone H4: MSGRGKGGKGLGKGGAKRHRKVLRDNIQGITKPAIRRLARRGGVKRISGLIYEETRGVLKVFLENVIRDAVTYTEHAKRKTVTAMDVVYALKRQGRTLYGFGG; the protein is encoded by the coding sequence ATGTCAGGCCGGGGCAAAGGCGGGAAGGGCCTGGGCAAGGGGGGCGCCAAGCGCCACCGCAAGGTGCTGCGCGACAACATCCAGGGCATCACCAAGCCCGCCATCCGGCGGCTGGCCCGGCGCGGCGGCGTCAAGCGCATCTCCGGCCTCATCTACGAGGAGACCCGCGGGGTGCTCAAGGTGTTCCTGGAGAACGTGATCCGGGACGCCGTCACCTACACGGAGCACGCCAAGCGCAAGACGGTCACGGCCATGGACGTGGTGTACGCGCTCAAGCGCCAGGGCCGCACCCTCTACGGCTTCGGGGGTTAA